The Uruburuella testudinis genome window below encodes:
- the ilvB gene encoding biosynthetic-type acetolactate synthase large subunit has translation MQLSGAQILVQSLKAEGVEYVFGYPGGAVLEIYDALFQLNKFKHILVRHEQAAVHAADAYARTSGKVGVALVTSGPGATNAITGIATAYSDSIPMVVISGQVGTPAIGSDAFQEIDMIGVSRPCVKHNFLVTSIHELADTVKKAFQIAQTGRPGPVVIDVAKDVTQAMAKFSYPQEDIFIRSYQPVTQGHTGQIKKAIQMLAAAKRPLVYFGGGVVLGNASEELIEFVQLTGVPCTGTLMGLGAYPSSHKQFLGMLGMHGTYEANLAMHNADVVVAVGARFDDRVVSVPEKFTEKPKKVIHIDIDPSSISKRVKADVPIVGDVKNVLREMIGIWKKQELTLNDAALGKWWQTVEAWRSRNCLRIPDTEGDIILPQMVVKTLAEITHNDAIITSDVGQHQMFAAQYYPFERPRQWLNSGGLGTMGVGLPYAMGAYLADPSKDVCCITGEGSIQMNIQELSTCFQYKLPIKTICLNNGYLGMVRQWQELYYSNRESETYFDSLPDFVKLAEAYGHVGMRIEKASDVEGALREALALKDRFVFMDFITDKKQNVFPMVGNGKGLDEMVLPPHMRETPQDSDVNDVNDRDYDTRSVP, from the coding sequence ATGCAATTATCAGGTGCACAAATCCTTGTGCAAAGTCTCAAAGCCGAGGGCGTGGAATACGTATTCGGCTATCCCGGCGGCGCCGTACTCGAAATTTACGATGCGCTTTTCCAGTTAAACAAATTCAAGCATATTTTGGTGCGCCACGAACAGGCAGCCGTGCATGCGGCCGATGCCTATGCGCGCACCAGCGGCAAAGTGGGCGTGGCGCTGGTCACATCCGGCCCCGGTGCCACCAATGCGATTACCGGCATTGCTACTGCCTATAGCGATTCGATTCCGATGGTGGTGATTTCCGGTCAGGTCGGCACGCCCGCCATCGGCAGTGATGCGTTTCAGGAAATCGACATGATCGGCGTGTCGCGCCCGTGTGTGAAACATAATTTTCTGGTAACCAGCATCCACGAGTTGGCCGACACGGTGAAAAAAGCGTTCCAAATCGCGCAAACCGGCCGCCCCGGCCCGGTGGTTATCGATGTGGCCAAAGACGTTACCCAGGCCATGGCCAAGTTCAGCTATCCGCAGGAAGACATTTTTATCCGCTCCTACCAGCCGGTAACGCAAGGCCATACCGGTCAAATCAAAAAAGCCATCCAAATGCTGGCGGCAGCCAAGCGCCCATTGGTGTATTTCGGCGGCGGGGTGGTATTGGGCAATGCTTCCGAAGAATTAATCGAGTTTGTACAACTGACCGGCGTACCTTGCACCGGCACGCTGATGGGCTTGGGTGCTTATCCTTCGTCGCACAAACAGTTTCTCGGTATGCTCGGCATGCACGGCACTTATGAAGCCAATTTGGCCATGCATAATGCCGATGTGGTGGTGGCGGTGGGCGCGCGTTTTGATGACCGCGTGGTTTCGGTGCCGGAAAAATTTACCGAAAAACCGAAAAAAGTTATCCATATCGATATCGACCCTTCCAGCATTTCCAAACGTGTTAAAGCAGACGTGCCGATTGTGGGCGATGTGAAAAACGTCTTGCGTGAAATGATCGGCATCTGGAAAAAACAGGAGCTTACCCTGAATGATGCCGCGTTGGGCAAATGGTGGCAAACCGTAGAAGCCTGGCGCAGCCGTAACTGCCTGCGTATTCCCGATACCGAAGGCGATATCATCCTGCCGCAGATGGTGGTGAAAACATTGGCGGAAATCACCCACAATGATGCCATCATCACCTCCGATGTCGGCCAGCATCAAATGTTTGCCGCACAATATTATCCGTTTGAACGGCCGCGCCAATGGCTCAATTCAGGCGGCCTCGGCACTATGGGCGTGGGTTTGCCCTATGCGATGGGCGCTTATCTGGCCGACCCGAGCAAAGATGTGTGCTGCATCACCGGCGAAGGCTCGATTCAGATGAATATCCAAGAGCTGTCCACCTGTTTCCAATACAAGCTGCCGATTAAAACCATTTGTTTGAACAACGGCTATTTGGGCATGGTGCGCCAATGGCAGGAGCTTTACTACAGCAACCGCGAATCGGAAACCTATTTCGACTCGCTGCCCGATTTTGTGAAATTGGCCGAAGCTTACGGCCATGTGGGCATGCGCATTGAAAAAGCTTCTGATGTGGAAGGTGCGCTGCGTGAGGCGTTGGCGCTGAAAGACCGCTTTGTGTTTATGGATTTTATCACCGATAAAAAACAAAACGTGTTCCCGATGGTGGGCAACGGCAAGGGCCTGGATGAAATGGTGTTGCCGCCGCATATGCGTGAAACGCCGCAAGATAGCGATGTAAACGATGTAAACGATCGAGATTACGACACAAGGAGCGTGCCATGA
- a CDS encoding THUMP domain-containing class I SAM-dependent RNA methyltransferase, translating into MTTYSLFVTCPRGLENILSAELAGQGCTQIEPTDGGVACKGPLEQVYRANLYTRTASRVLLQLTKGSYRNEDDIYKLARNIKWGNWFELAQTFKVKVEGKRAQVKSLDFVGLKIKDALCDAFRDACGARPSVGKLHPDVRVHAFLNDKTVQIFIDTSGEALFKRGYRQDTGEAPLRENLAAGLLLLAGYDGSQPFQDPFCGSGTIAIEAAWIATRRAPGLMRRFGFEKLQGFDKALWDKIRREAEQKVVFQTAAPIAGSDNDRHMIRAAAANAEAAEVNDLIRWQVQDAQAARPNGAGGIMISNPPYGVRLAETQALQALYPQLGSWLKQHYAGWLAGMLTADRDMPKLMRLQPKRKIPLFNGNLDCRLFLLDMVQGSNR; encoded by the coding sequence ATGACCACTTATTCCCTTTTCGTTACCTGCCCGCGCGGCCTGGAAAATATATTGTCTGCCGAGTTGGCGGGGCAGGGCTGCACGCAGATTGAGCCGACCGACGGCGGCGTGGCCTGCAAAGGCCCATTGGAACAGGTTTACCGTGCCAATCTTTATACGCGCACTGCCAGCCGCGTATTGCTGCAACTGACCAAAGGCAGCTACCGCAATGAAGACGATATTTATAAACTTGCCCGCAATATCAAGTGGGGCAATTGGTTTGAACTGGCGCAAACTTTTAAAGTAAAAGTGGAAGGCAAGCGCGCACAAGTCAAAAGCTTGGATTTTGTCGGCCTGAAAATCAAAGATGCTTTGTGTGATGCCTTTCGGGATGCATGCGGTGCCCGCCCGAGTGTGGGCAAACTCCACCCCGATGTGCGCGTACATGCTTTTCTCAACGACAAAACCGTGCAGATTTTTATCGACACCAGTGGTGAAGCCTTGTTTAAACGCGGTTACCGGCAAGACACCGGCGAAGCACCGCTGCGCGAAAATCTGGCGGCAGGCCTGCTGTTGCTGGCCGGTTACGACGGCAGTCAGCCGTTTCAAGACCCGTTTTGTGGCAGCGGCACCATCGCCATCGAAGCCGCCTGGATTGCAACCCGCCGCGCCCCGGGCCTGATGCGCCGTTTTGGTTTTGAAAAGCTGCAAGGGTTTGATAAAGCCTTGTGGGATAAAATCCGCCGTGAGGCCGAGCAAAAAGTGGTGTTTCAAACCGCTGCGCCGATTGCGGGCAGCGATAATGACCGCCATATGATACGGGCTGCGGCAGCCAATGCAGAAGCGGCTGAAGTCAACGATTTAATCCGCTGGCAGGTGCAAGATGCCCAAGCAGCACGCCCCAACGGAGCGGGCGGCATCATGATTTCAAACCCGCCCTATGGCGTAAGATTGGCCGAAACACAGGCTTTGCAGGCGCTGTATCCGCAATTGGGCAGTTGGCTCAAGCAGCATTATGCCGGCTGGTTGGCCGGCATGCTGACTGCTGATCGCGATATGCCCAAGCTGATGCGTTTGCAGCCCAAGCGCAAAATTCCGTTGTTTAACGGTAATTTGGATTGCCGGTTGTTTTTATTGGATATGGTGCAAGGCTCCAACCGCTGA
- a CDS encoding ArsR/SmtB family transcription factor: protein MNTRIFSQNLPANHPAREQIRLENVLVALGNPLRLAAVRMIAEGGPHPCCAVLPGVPKSTMTHHWRILRDSGVVWQIRHGREYQLSLRREDLDARFPGLLASVLAALAEDAAPQD, encoded by the coding sequence ATGAATACACGCATTTTTTCGCAGAATTTACCGGCTAATCATCCGGCTCGTGAGCAGATTCGCTTGGAAAACGTATTGGTGGCTTTGGGCAATCCGTTGCGCTTGGCGGCTGTACGCATGATTGCAGAGGGCGGGCCGCACCCGTGTTGTGCGGTTTTACCCGGGGTTCCCAAATCTACCATGACCCATCATTGGCGTATTTTGCGGGATAGCGGGGTGGTGTGGCAGATCCGCCATGGGCGCGAATATCAATTATCACTGCGGCGTGAAGATTTAGATGCACGTTTCCCCGGCTTGCTTGCTTCGGTGTTGGCTGCGCTGGCTGAAGACGCGGCACCGCAAGATTGA
- the ftsB gene encoding cell division protein FtsB: MKWVTLVLMAAIAWFQYSLWLSKGGWRDMWQLQDRVVAQEEKNQALALRNTALAAEVMDLAEGQDAIAEIARVDLGYIQSGETYYRLVRRNP, encoded by the coding sequence ATGAAGTGGGTGACTTTGGTTTTAATGGCTGCAATTGCATGGTTTCAATACAGCCTTTGGCTTTCCAAAGGCGGTTGGCGCGATATGTGGCAGCTGCAAGACCGGGTGGTGGCGCAGGAAGAAAAAAACCAGGCGCTCGCTTTACGCAACACCGCGTTGGCGGCGGAGGTCATGGATTTGGCCGAAGGGCAGGATGCCATCGCTGAAATCGCCCGTGTAGATTTAGGTTATATTCAAAGCGGAGAAACTTATTACCGCTTGGTACGCCGCAATCCGTGA
- the eno gene encoding phosphopyruvate hydratase translates to MSAIVDIFAREILDSRGNPTVECDVLLESGVMGRAAVPSGASTGQKEALELRDGDKSRYLGKGVLQAVEHVNNEIAQALIGIDASEQSYVDQIMLDLDGTDNKGRLGANATLAVSMAVARAAAEDAGLPLYRYIGGAGPMAMPVPMMNVINGGEHANNSLNIQEFMIMPVGAASFREALRCGAEIFHVLKKLCDSKGFPTTVGDEGGFAPNLNSHEEALQLMEEAVKAAGYIPGEDVLFAMDCASSEFYKDGKYHLEAEGKAYSSEEFADYLAELVAKYPIISIEDGMDENDWEGWKLLTEKLGAKVQLVGDDLFVTNPKILAEGIEKGVANALLVKVNQIGTLSETLKAVELAKRNRYASVMSHRSGETEDSTIADLAVATNCMQIKTGSLSRSDRMAKYNQLLRIEEELAEAAYYPGKAAFYQLGK, encoded by the coding sequence ATGAGCGCAATTGTTGATATTTTTGCCCGCGAAATTTTGGATTCGCGCGGTAATCCCACTGTAGAGTGCGATGTGTTGCTCGAATCCGGCGTAATGGGTCGCGCAGCCGTACCATCCGGCGCCTCTACCGGTCAGAAAGAAGCTTTGGAACTGCGTGACGGCGATAAAAGCCGTTATCTCGGCAAAGGCGTGTTGCAAGCCGTAGAGCACGTCAACAACGAAATCGCCCAAGCTTTAATCGGCATCGATGCCAGCGAGCAATCTTATGTCGACCAAATCATGCTCGATTTGGACGGTACCGACAATAAAGGCCGCTTGGGCGCAAACGCCACCTTGGCCGTGTCTATGGCTGTAGCCCGTGCCGCCGCCGAAGATGCAGGTTTGCCGCTTTACCGCTATATCGGTGGTGCCGGCCCGATGGCCATGCCTGTGCCGATGATGAACGTGATTAACGGCGGCGAGCATGCCAACAACAGCTTGAATATCCAAGAATTCATGATTATGCCGGTAGGCGCGGCAAGCTTCCGTGAAGCCCTGCGTTGCGGCGCGGAAATTTTCCATGTGCTGAAAAAACTGTGCGACAGCAAAGGCTTTCCCACCACCGTTGGCGACGAAGGCGGTTTCGCCCCCAACCTGAACAGCCACGAAGAAGCTCTGCAACTGATGGAAGAAGCTGTTAAAGCTGCCGGCTATATTCCGGGCGAAGACGTGTTGTTTGCGATGGATTGCGCTTCCAGCGAGTTCTATAAAGACGGCAAATACCACCTCGAAGCCGAAGGCAAAGCCTACAGCAGCGAAGAATTTGCCGACTATCTGGCCGAATTGGTGGCCAAATACCCGATTATCTCCATTGAAGACGGCATGGACGAAAACGACTGGGAAGGCTGGAAACTGCTGACTGAAAAACTGGGCGCCAAAGTGCAATTGGTGGGCGACGATTTGTTTGTTACCAATCCGAAAATCCTCGCCGAAGGTATCGAAAAAGGTGTAGCCAATGCCCTGCTGGTTAAAGTTAACCAAATCGGCACCTTAAGCGAAACCCTTAAAGCCGTCGAGCTGGCCAAACGCAACCGCTATGCCAGCGTGATGAGCCACCGCTCGGGTGAAACCGAAGACAGCACCATTGCTGATTTGGCTGTAGCCACCAACTGCATGCAGATCAAAACCGGTTCGCTGAGCCGCTCTGACCGCATGGCCAAATACAATCAACTGTTGCGCATTGAAGAAGAATTGGCCGAAGCCGCTTACTATCCCGGCAAAGCCGCCTTCTACCAACTGGGCAAATAA
- the guaB gene encoding IMP dehydrogenase — MRIVEKAYTFDDVLLVPAHSQVLPRDVKLQTPLTRNITLNTPLLSSAMDTVTEARLAISMAQEGGIGIIHKNMTPERQANAVAKVKRHESGIVKDPVTIGPELLIGELLEMQAKRKRKMSGLPVVENGKVVGLVTNRDLRFEKRLDQPVSAIMTPRERLVTVPVGTGIDEARDVMHEHKVERVLVVNDAWELKGLITVKDILKNTEFPNANKDADGRLRVGAAVGVGADTDERVKALVEAGVDVLVVDTAHGHSQGVLDRVKWVKEHYPHVQVIGGNIATAQAALDLVAAGADAVKVGIGPGSICTTRIVAGVGVPQLTAIHNVSEALKGTGVPLIADGGIRFSGDIAKALAAGAHCVMIGGMFAGTEEAPGEIELYQGRSYKSYRGMGSLGAMSQGSSDRYFQDKDSSDKYVPEGIEGRVPYKGPIVQIIHQLMGGLRSSMGYLGCATIAEMHAKAEFVEITSAGMSESHVHDVQITKEAPNYHVR, encoded by the coding sequence ATGCGTATCGTAGAAAAAGCCTATACCTTTGACGATGTTTTGCTGGTTCCCGCACATTCCCAAGTGCTGCCGCGCGACGTCAAACTTCAAACCCCGCTCACCCGCAACATCACCCTCAACACCCCCTTGCTTTCTTCTGCAATGGATACTGTTACCGAAGCCAGGCTGGCCATTTCGATGGCACAGGAAGGCGGCATCGGCATTATCCATAAAAACATGACGCCCGAGCGCCAGGCAAATGCCGTGGCCAAAGTCAAGCGCCACGAAAGCGGTATTGTTAAAGACCCGGTTACCATCGGGCCGGAGCTGCTGATCGGCGAGCTGCTGGAAATGCAGGCTAAGCGCAAACGCAAAATGTCGGGCTTGCCGGTGGTGGAAAACGGCAAAGTGGTGGGCTTGGTTACCAACCGCGACCTGCGTTTTGAAAAACGCCTCGACCAGCCCGTGTCGGCCATTATGACGCCGCGTGAGCGCTTGGTGACCGTGCCGGTGGGCACTGGCATCGATGAAGCGCGCGATGTGATGCATGAGCATAAAGTCGAGCGCGTTTTGGTGGTGAACGATGCATGGGAGCTTAAAGGCCTGATTACGGTCAAAGATATTCTGAAAAATACCGAATTTCCCAATGCCAACAAAGATGCCGACGGCCGTTTGCGTGTCGGCGCTGCGGTGGGTGTGGGTGCGGATACCGACGAGCGTGTGAAAGCGCTGGTGGAAGCCGGGGTGGATGTGCTGGTGGTAGACACCGCCCACGGCCACAGCCAAGGGGTGCTTGATCGTGTGAAATGGGTAAAAGAGCATTATCCGCATGTGCAGGTTATCGGCGGCAACATCGCCACGGCACAGGCGGCGCTGGATTTGGTGGCCGCAGGGGCGGATGCGGTGAAAGTGGGCATCGGCCCGGGCTCAATCTGCACCACCCGTATTGTGGCCGGCGTGGGCGTGCCGCAACTGACGGCAATTCATAATGTATCCGAAGCGCTCAAAGGCACCGGCGTGCCGCTGATTGCCGACGGCGGCATCCGTTTTTCAGGCGATATCGCCAAAGCGCTGGCGGCCGGTGCGCATTGCGTGATGATAGGCGGTATGTTTGCCGGCACCGAAGAAGCGCCGGGCGAAATTGAGCTGTATCAAGGCCGTTCTTATAAGTCTTATCGCGGCATGGGTTCGCTGGGCGCCATGAGCCAAGGCTCTTCCGACCGCTATTTCCAAGATAAAGACAGCAGCGACAAATATGTGCCCGAAGGTATCGAAGGCCGTGTGCCCTATAAAGGCCCGATTGTGCAGATTATCCACCAGCTGATGGGCGGCTTGCGTTCGAGCATGGGCTATTTGGGTTGCGCCACCATTGCCGAGATGCATGCCAAAGCCGAATTTGTGGAAATCACTTCGGCCGGTATGAGCGAATCGCACGTGCATGATGTGCAGATTACCAAAGAAGCACCAAACTACCATGTGCGTTAA
- a CDS encoding DUF4124 domain-containing protein, with amino-acid sequence MHITTLAKLILTGALAVSAPLSAAEVFTWKNHSGTNTYSDVPRNLKPAQSGRVNVRTRSVTPAVPTQPAVAENQSLADQQKQLSEEIARQNKQVEAQNQKIEAENRRQQEANCQTARINRQFAESARVNNRADLIARYDADIAKFCN; translated from the coding sequence ATGCACATTACCACACTTGCCAAACTCATTCTCACCGGCGCGCTGGCGGTCTCTGCCCCGCTGTCTGCCGCCGAAGTCTTCACCTGGAAAAACCACAGCGGCACCAACACCTATTCCGACGTGCCGCGCAACCTCAAGCCGGCACAATCCGGCAGGGTTAACGTGCGCACCCGCAGCGTAACCCCCGCCGTGCCGACACAACCGGCCGTTGCCGAAAATCAGTCGCTGGCCGATCAGCAAAAGCAGCTCAGCGAAGAAATCGCCCGCCAAAACAAACAAGTAGAAGCGCAAAACCAAAAAATCGAAGCAGAAAACCGCCGGCAGCAAGAGGCCAACTGCCAAACCGCCCGCATCAACCGCCAGTTTGCCGAAAGCGCCCGCGTCAACAACCGTGCCGATTTAATCGCCCGCTACGATGCCGATATTGCCAAATTCTGCAATTAA
- the xdhA gene encoding xanthine dehydrogenase small subunit: protein MIQINLNGRWQQIDRIDPNTTLLHYLRHHAALTDSKEGCAGGDCGACSVLLGQQQADGSIRYRHINSCIALLAQAHNGYIVTASALATLHDSDGLHPAQRALVEQHGSQCGFCTPGFAVALAALYENHSGRAADKAQVHTAISGNLCRCTGYRPIVEAGLSMHQYAAHAGQTATPAPPPAADCAELSHNGRTLLIPQNEAQLQQALRRYPDAVLWAGGTDLGLTLTQQFKQYDTIICLHQVAELLQTASNKHSIDIGAAVCYQDAETLLHEHFPAFGALMHRFASQPIRHLGTIGGNIANASPIGDTPPVLLALEAEVEIVEVLSDGRRHHTIALADFFLDYKQTRLPKAAYIRNIRIPQLQAGEALHVYKVSKRPEDDISAVLFAAKMRIISGRIQAARIAYGGMAAIPKLAVRTAAALVDKPFEIENLQQAANHLPDEFSPMSDVRAGAAYRMQVAQNLLLKPLLANETAEAV, encoded by the coding sequence ATGATTCAAATCAACCTCAACGGCCGTTGGCAGCAAATCGACCGAATCGACCCCAACACTACCCTGCTGCACTATCTGCGCCATCACGCCGCGCTCACCGACAGCAAAGAAGGCTGTGCCGGCGGCGACTGCGGCGCCTGCTCGGTGTTGCTCGGACAGCAGCAGGCCGACGGCAGCATCCGCTACCGCCACATCAACAGCTGCATCGCCCTGCTCGCACAAGCACACAACGGCTACATTGTCACCGCCTCCGCCCTCGCCACCCTGCACGATTCAGACGGCCTGCATCCGGCTCAACGCGCGCTGGTCGAGCAACACGGCTCGCAATGCGGCTTTTGCACGCCCGGATTTGCCGTGGCGCTGGCCGCGCTGTATGAAAACCATTCCGGCCGCGCCGCCGACAAAGCTCAAGTGCATACCGCCATTTCCGGCAATTTGTGCCGCTGCACCGGCTACCGCCCGATTGTCGAAGCCGGATTGAGCATGCACCAATATGCAGCCCATGCAGGCCAAACCGCAACGCCAGCGCCGCCTCCTGCCGCCGATTGCGCCGAACTGAGCCACAACGGCCGCACGCTGCTGATTCCGCAAAACGAAGCCCAATTGCAGCAAGCCTTGCGCCGGTATCCCGATGCCGTATTGTGGGCCGGCGGCACCGATTTGGGGCTGACCCTCACCCAACAATTCAAACAATACGACACCATTATCTGCCTGCACCAAGTGGCCGAACTGCTTCAGACGGCCTCGAATAAACACAGCATCGATATCGGCGCGGCGGTGTGTTATCAAGATGCTGAAACGCTGCTGCACGAGCATTTTCCCGCATTCGGCGCACTGATGCACCGCTTTGCCTCACAGCCCATCCGCCATCTCGGCACCATCGGCGGCAACATTGCCAACGCTTCGCCCATCGGCGACACTCCGCCGGTTTTATTGGCTTTGGAGGCGGAAGTCGAAATTGTCGAAGTGCTTTCAGACGGCCGCCGGCACCACACGATTGCGCTGGCCGATTTCTTTCTCGACTACAAACAAACCCGCCTGCCTAAAGCCGCCTATATCCGCAACATCCGTATTCCGCAACTGCAAGCCGGGGAAGCCCTGCATGTTTACAAAGTGAGCAAACGGCCGGAAGACGACATTTCCGCCGTGCTTTTCGCCGCCAAAATGCGCATCATCAGTGGCCGTATCCAAGCCGCCCGCATTGCCTACGGCGGCATGGCGGCCATTCCGAAGCTGGCCGTGCGCACCGCCGCCGCGCTGGTCGACAAGCCGTTTGAGATAGAGAACCTGCAACAAGCAGCCAACCACCTGCCGGATGAATTCTCGCCGATGAGCGATGTACGCGCTGGTGCAGCTTACCGTATGCAGGTCGCACAAAATCTGCTGCTGAAGCCGCTGCTGGCAAACGAAACCGCCGAGGCCGTCTGA
- the xdhB gene encoding xanthine dehydrogenase molybdopterin binding subunit translates to MSHTPDTAHLLQQPVQGSAGQPHPHDSARRHVTGSAPYVDDMAELPGTVHIAIGKSPIAHGRLNALHLDDVRTAEGVIDILTFADLPAETDVGPVFKGDPLLVEKEISFYGQPLFAVAARSHRLAKQAALSGRADCEAAEPVLDIAAAMRQNRFVRPPHFMQKGDAAAVLAAAEHTLSGKLYVRGQEHFYLETQVSYAIPEDDGGVTVYCSTQHPSEVQKLVAEVLGIPLALVRIIVRRLGGGFGGKETQAAPWACLAALFAVRLKRPAKLRLDRQDDMQLTGKRHDFANEYRAAFDADGKIQAADIRLAALCGYSPDLSDAIVDRAMFHSDNAYHYPNALISGYRCQTHTVSNTAFRGFGGPQGVIAAEALMEDIAQAVGHDALDVRYTNLYQEGDSTHYGQKIEHFYLPELMRELEQSSGYRTRREAVGAFNRRHRHQKRGLALTPVKFGISFTVTFLNQGGALVHIYTDGSVHLNHGGVEMGQGLFTKVAQIVAAEFALDIERIKISATDTDKVPNTSATAASSGTDLNGMAAQNACRTLKQRLLDFIGSHFDRPSENVRFWRNHVLIADNDIRTADNDALAALAADPQHCRCLAFGELATLAYQHSISLSASGFYATPEIYYHRDSASGKPFYYFAFGAACSEVEIDTLTGEYRVLRSDILHDVGRSINPAVDIGQIEGGFIQGMGWLTTEDLRWNDNGRLDSAAAATYKIPTAADVPEIFNVALYHRANPEATVYHSKAVGEPPFMLGISVWCALRDAVAACADYRVRPELNAPATPEEILHAVNRVQSGADNAV, encoded by the coding sequence ATGAGCCACACACCCGACACCGCCCATCTGCTGCAACAACCCGTACAAGGCAGCGCCGGGCAGCCGCACCCGCACGACAGCGCCCGCCGCCACGTTACCGGCAGCGCGCCCTATGTAGACGATATGGCCGAGCTGCCCGGCACCGTACACATCGCCATCGGCAAAAGCCCGATTGCCCATGGCCGTCTGAACGCCCTGCATCTGGATGATGTGCGCACGGCAGAAGGCGTTATCGACATTTTAACCTTTGCCGATTTACCCGCCGAAACCGATGTCGGCCCTGTTTTCAAGGGCGACCCTTTGCTGGTAGAAAAAGAAATTTCCTTTTACGGCCAGCCTTTATTTGCCGTGGCCGCCCGCTCGCACCGTCTGGCCAAACAGGCCGCTTTATCGGGCAGAGCCGATTGCGAAGCCGCCGAGCCGGTGCTCGATATCGCCGCCGCCATGCGCCAAAACCGCTTCGTGCGCCCGCCCCATTTCATGCAAAAAGGCGATGCCGCCGCCGTATTGGCCGCCGCCGAGCACACGTTAAGCGGCAAACTGTATGTGCGCGGGCAGGAGCATTTTTATCTGGAAACCCAGGTTTCCTACGCCATTCCCGAAGACGACGGCGGCGTCACCGTATACTGCTCCACCCAACACCCCAGCGAAGTGCAGAAACTGGTGGCCGAAGTATTGGGCATACCATTGGCGCTGGTGCGGATTATCGTACGCCGTTTGGGCGGCGGCTTCGGCGGCAAAGAAACCCAAGCCGCGCCGTGGGCCTGCCTGGCCGCCCTGTTTGCCGTGCGCCTCAAGCGCCCCGCCAAGCTCAGACTCGACCGCCAAGACGACATGCAGCTCACCGGCAAACGGCATGATTTTGCCAACGAATACCGCGCCGCTTTTGATGCAGACGGCAAAATCCAAGCGGCAGACATCCGGCTGGCCGCACTCTGCGGCTACTCGCCCGATCTTTCCGATGCCATTGTCGACCGCGCCATGTTTCACAGCGACAACGCCTACCACTACCCCAACGCGCTCATCAGCGGCTACCGCTGCCAAACCCACACCGTCTCCAACACCGCTTTCCGCGGTTTCGGCGGCCCGCAAGGCGTGATTGCCGCCGAAGCGCTGATGGAAGATATTGCCCAAGCCGTCGGCCACGATGCGCTCGATGTGCGCTACACCAACCTCTATCAAGAAGGCGACAGCACCCATTACGGCCAGAAAATCGAACATTTTTACCTGCCCGAGCTGATGCGCGAGCTCGAACAAAGCAGCGGCTACCGCACCCGCCGCGAGGCCGTCGGCGCCTTTAACCGCCGCCACCGCCACCAAAAACGCGGCCTCGCACTCACGCCGGTTAAATTCGGCATTTCGTTTACCGTCACCTTTTTAAACCAAGGCGGCGCGCTGGTGCATATTTACACCGACGGCAGCGTCCATCTCAATCACGGCGGCGTAGAAATGGGACAAGGCCTGTTTACCAAAGTGGCGCAAATCGTGGCGGCCGAATTCGCGCTCGACATTGAACGCATCAAAATTTCCGCCACCGATACCGATAAAGTGCCCAACACATCCGCCACCGCCGCCTCATCGGGCACCGACCTCAACGGCATGGCCGCACAAAATGCCTGCCGCACGCTCAAACAGCGCTTGTTGGATTTTATCGGCAGTCATTTCGACAGGCCGTCTGAAAACGTGCGCTTCTGGCGCAACCATGTCTTGATTGCCGATAACGACATCCGCACTGCCGATAATGATGCGCTGGCCGCACTCGCCGCCGACCCGCAACACTGCCGCTGCCTCGCTTTCGGCGAATTGGCAACCTTGGCCTACCAACACAGCATTTCACTTTCGGCCAGCGGCTTTTATGCCACACCGGAAATTTATTACCACCGCGACAGCGCCAGCGGCAAACCGTTTTATTACTTCGCTTTCGGTGCCGCTTGCAGCGAAGTGGAAATCGACACCCTCACCGGCGAATACCGCGTATTGCGCAGCGACATCCTGCACGATGTCGGCCGCTCCATCAATCCGGCCGTCGACATCGGCCAGATTGAAGGCGGCTTTATCCAAGGCATGGGCTGGCTCACCACCGAAGATTTGCGCTGGAACGACAACGGCAGGCTCGACAGCGCCGCTGCCGCCACCTATAAAATCCCCACCGCCGCCGATGTGCCCGAAATATTCAACGTAGCGCTCTATCACCGCGCCAATCCCGAAGCCACCGTTTACCACAGCAAAGCCGTGGGCGAACCGCCTTTTATGCTGGGCATCTCCGTCTGGTGCGCCCTGCGCGATGCCGTGGCCGCCTGCGCCGATTACCGCGTGCGCCCCGAATTAAACGCCCCCGCCACACCGGAAGAAATCCTGCATGCCGTCAACCGCGTACAGTCAGGAGCAGATAATGCCGTCTGA